In Anaerolineales bacterium, the sequence CAGACTCAGCAGGGGTTGCTGTCGGCGAGCATCCTTGGAAAGGAAGATGGCTCCGGCGCAGGTGCCCCAGATGGCCTTCTCGCGGCCGAAAGCCCGCAACGGCTCAACCAGACCGAAGTCCACCGCCAGCTTGCCGATGGTGGTCGACTCGCCGCCGGGGATGATCAGCCCATCCAGGCCGTCGAGCTCAGCCGGCAGGCGCACCTCGCGGGTGGCCACACCCAGACGGGCCAGGGCGGCCAAATGCTCAGCAAAGTCGCCCTGCAGGGCGAGGACACCGATGTGCATAGAAGGAGCCTTCAAAATTCCCAGTTACATCAACTGGTGATTGGTTGGACTTACCAGCCGCGCTTGGCGAGCAACTCTTCTTGTGGAATATCGGTCACCTGGCGGCCGACCATCGGCTCGCCCAGGTTGCGGCTGACTTCCGCCAGGATCTCAGGATTCTTGTAGTGGGTGGTGGCTTTGACGATCGCCTCGGCGCGCTTGGCCGGGTCGCCGGACTTGAAGATGCCGGAGCCAACGAACACGCCGTCCACGCCCAGCTGCATCATCAGCGCCGCGTCGGCCGGGGTGGCGAGGCCGCCGGCGGCGAAGTTGACCACCGGCAGGCGGCCCAGTTCCTGGGTCTGCTTGACCAGGGTATAGGGCGCTTGGATGTCTTTGGCATAGGTGTACAACTCTTCATCCGCCATGGTCTGCAGGCGGCGAATCTCGCCCAACACGGTGCGCGCATGGCGCACGGCTTCGACCACATCCCCGGTGCCGGCTTCGCCTTTGGTGCGGATCATCGCCGCGCCTTCACCGATACGGCGCAGGGCTTCGCCCAAGTTGCGGCAGCCGCACACGAAGGGAATCTTGAAGTCATGTTTGTTGATGTGATGGGCCTCGTCGGCCGGGGTGAGCACCTCGGATTCATCCACGTAGTCCACGCCCAGATATTCCAGGATCTGCGCCTCGACGAAGTGGCCGATGCGCACCTTGGCCATCACCGGGATGCTGACCGCGGCCATGATGTCTTCGATCAGGCCGGGGTCGCTCATGCGCGCCACACCACCGTGGGCGCGAATGTCGGCGGGGACGCGCTCCAAAGCCATCACGGCGCAGGCGCCGGCGTTCTCAGCGATCTTGGCTTGCTCAGCGGTGACCACATCCATGATCACGCCGCCTTTCAACATCTGGGCCAGTCCGGCCTTGACTTCAAAAGTGGCTACTTGGGTTTCCATCACAGCTCCGGGAGGGGACGTATTTCGCAAAAAAAATTCTACCATGCGGGGTTATCGAACTGTGCGCGCTGCGGCTACTAGCTCAGACGCAAATGCATCACATGCCGGCGGCTGCCCGCCCGGCCGGTTTCGATGAAGCCCGCCTGTTCAAAAGTGGGCACAAAGCCCATGAAACGATAGCTGGGCGAATCCGGGTCCACCGGGTAGGCCTCCACGATACGCGCCCCGCGCCGGCGCGCTGTCTCGGTGGCCTGCTGCAGTAGTTGTTTCATTAGGCCCTCGCCGCGCAAGGCGCGCGGCACATAGAAGCAGGTCAGCGACCAGACCTGGTCCGCGGCTACGCCCGCATAGTCCGGGCCGCCCAGCGCGTTGTGGCTGGGGCGCGGAGCGATCGAGCACCAGGCCACCGCTTTGTCTCCATGGTAAGCCAGGATCCCTACCGGCGTCCCCGCCTGCACCATGCTCTGCAAGGCTTGCTTGCGCTGCGCATTGCTGGCCTTGTTGCGGTCACCGGCCAGCGGCCGCCAAGCCATGCACCAGCAGTAGCCAGGTGCGCCCTTGCTTTCGAACAGAGCGGCCATATCCGCCCAATTGGCCTGGGTTACTTCGCGAAAAGTGAGTGAGGGCTGCTGCATGCTAGCTCCTTCCTGGAGTGGAGGACGCTGATTCTACTCTTTGGGCCGGCCTCACAATAGTCGCCGGAATCGGGCAGATCAACCCAATGGGACGAAGCGCGTATCCCCATCCAGGTCATAGGCCTCTCGATAGGCCTGGCGCCGCTGGATGTATTGGCGGGGCGTCAACCCGGCAAAGCGCTGGAATTCTCGATTGAAATGCGCCTGGTCATGGTATCCCGCCATCTGCGCCAAGGCGGCCCAGTCGGGTGTGCCCTGCATGCCTAAGCTGGGCAGCAATGCGGCAAAACGCAGCACACGGGCGAACTGCTTGGGCCGCAGGCCGACCAAGACAGTGAACTGCTGGATAAGGTGTTTGTGACTGACGTTCAAATCGGCGCTGAGCGCGGCCAGGTTAATGTTGCCGCCGGCCGCCTGCATGCGGGCGACTGCGGCCAAGACCAGAGCCAGGCCGCGGCGCCGCGGGTCGAGTTGGGCACGCAGGAAGTCTTCCAGAAGGGTAAAGCGCAGCGGGCCGGCAGCTGACAAGCTGGCGTGCAGTTGGGAGGTTTTCTGGACGCCGATGATCTCGGCCAGGGGCACGACGCGGTCGGCGAAGCTGCTTACCGCCTGCGGGAAGAGGGCCGCCGCGCCGCCCGGCTTCAGCCGCGCCCCGACCATGTGGCTGGTTTGCGATTCAATCGTGATGTAGCGGCTCTGCGGTCCGGCCAGCCAAGCGACGGAATGCTCTTCATGGGCCTGCAGGTCCGCTCCTTCATACACTCGGTGAGGCCGGCCAAAGTTGAAGATTAGTTCGATATAGGGGCTGGGCAGAATGATCTCGCGCGCCTGGTAGATGGGGATATTTTGATACCACAGCGTCTCGACATAGGCGTCCAGCGGCGGGCCAGGAGCTTTTGCGCCACCCAGGTGAGCGATGGTCATGGCGTTTGGGTTGGGCGACCCAGCCAATTGCGCAGTGGTGGATACAGCAGGGCAAACAACAAGGCGAGGATTGACAGGCCGCAGACGCTCAGGGCCCACACGCCGAAGACGGCCAAACCACCAACGCCCAGTTCCACCAGGTCGGCAGCCAAGGCAAACGGCCGGTGGCCTTCAGTCAGTGGGTCCAGCCCTGCGGTGGGTATGGCCGCGGCCTGGGCTGGGTTGATGAAGCTGCCCAGCAACACCTGGCCCAGCATAAGGCTGCTGACCAACCCCGCGCCAGCCAGAGGCTGCAGCAAGGCCCCCAACGCCATCTCACGGCCCAACTGGCCGCGCCCCAAGGATTGGATGCGGCGTTGCACCCAGTAAAAGAAGGCCGTCAGGCCAAGGCCGGCGGCAAGGGCCAGCAACCAGCCAGCCGCGTCGTGGGGAGCAAAGCCAAGCAGGGTGGGCGGTACCACCAGTACCGTTGCCACAATGAAGGCCCGGTCAAATTGCATGCCCAAAATTATAGGCTGGTTTGCCTCAAGGCGCCCAGCCCATCACCTGCAGGCTTGGCAGCGGCAGCGTGTAGGCCTTGCAGTCATTTACATTCAGTAGCAGAGGCGGCTGCCAGGTGGAGAGGTTTGCGTCCAGCACGTTGATCAGCAGCCAGTCAGCATCCATCCAAGCCCCGGCAGAGAATTGAACCTCCGCGTCGGATTCGGCCAGCACGCGTGGGGCTCCCTTGGGCAGCTCGACCAGATGCAGGCTGTAATTGAAGCCGCCGAAGAGCTGTTCGCCATAAGTAGCATAGCGCCCATCTGAGGACAGGGCAGGAAACCCGCCCTTCACATTATTGAAGACGTGCAAGCTCTGCGCAGCGCCGCTGGTCAATTCCAGCGACTGCAATTCTGTGCCATTGGCGGTCAGGCGGCTGACCACGATCTGCTGGCCCTCAGGCCAGCCAGCCACCGCCACAACATATTGCGTATCGCCGGGCACAGTCCGCAAGTCGCTGCCATCCGCGTTAAGCACAGCCAAACCATCGCCGCCCAGCAGCAGTTGCGCTCCATCCGGCGACCAGGCCAGCGGGCGATAGGTTTGGCCGGCCGGCAACAGGCGGTCCTGCCCGCTGGCGATATCAAACAGGCGCAGGCCGTCGCGGGCATAAGCCACCTGGCTGCCATCCGGAGAGAGGAAGGCCGAGCTGCCCGTGGCGATGGTTCGGCGTTGACCATCCGGCAGCGAAATCAGGACCAACTGGGGCAGGGGGCCGCCGGCCGAGAAATCCTGGACCAGCACCGTACCGGTCAGCCACTCAGCCGGAACTTGCTGGGCGCGTTGCTGGTAGCTCAAGCGGCTAAAACAAGCGCCAGAGGTTTCGGGCTGGCTCGTTGTGGTTTGTGGCGCCGCATGGGGCAGATCCACCTGGGTCTCCCAGGGGCCTTCAACCACCACTTCCATATGAGACAGCTCAATCCGGCGCAGGCCGCGCGGCACATAGTCATAGCCAATCATCTGGGTCATGGACCCATCCGCTCCACCGCCACCCCCGCCAAACAACATCTGACTCTGGTTGTCTGGGTCGATAAAGCTGACGGAGGCCAGCTGTTCATCAAGTTGTATCGTCAGCTGCAGTCCAAAGTTGCCATCCGCGGCGGCCACAAAGCGCACTGTCAACACCTCAACCCGGTAGCCGTCGACGGTAAGGGTCTGGTTGAGCGGCCAGACCTGCTGATCTTGAGGGTTCTCCCCCAGGTCAATCTCCACCACCGGCCTCTGCTCTGTGCTGAGCTGGCGCGGGGTGGTTACCGCTTGCAGGCGAAACGTCAGCGGTGAAGCGATCTGCGTCGTCTGGGTGCGAATGCTCCAGGTTTCTGATTTATTCTCCCAGTCACTGGAATTGTTGGGATAGTCCACTTCGAAGAGCACGCGACTGCCTTTGGCATCCAGCAGTTCAAGCTCAGAAATTGATACGAACTCATACGGCGTGTCTGCCCAGGAAAAGGACACGGGGAACAGGTAGCCGCCTTCGACCTCCACCAATTGATTGACGGAAAGACGGATTCCGTCCGCGGGCGGAGGCGTCTCTTGCGGATTGTGCGGCAAATGCACAATCGGGAGCACCTCAAAGCCTTCCGGGGCCGGGATGAAGTTCAGGGAGGCCTGCCAGTCCTGAGGGGTATTGTCCTCCCGGGTGCCGGGCAGACAAGGGGCCACCAATGTGACCGGCCCCACGCC encodes:
- a CDS encoding GNAT family N-acetyltransferase, with translation MQQPSLTFREVTQANWADMAALFESKGAPGYCWCMAWRPLAGDRNKASNAQRKQALQSMVQAGTPVGILAYHGDKAVAWCSIAPRPSHNALGGPDYAGVAADQVWSLTCFYVPRALRGEGLMKQLLQQATETARRRGARIVEAYPVDPDSPSYRFMGFVPTFEQAGFIETGRAGSRRHVMHLRLS
- a CDS encoding AraC family transcriptional regulator codes for the protein MTIAHLGGAKAPGPPLDAYVETLWYQNIPIYQAREIILPSPYIELIFNFGRPHRVYEGADLQAHEEHSVAWLAGPQSRYITIESQTSHMVGARLKPGGAAALFPQAVSSFADRVVPLAEIIGVQKTSQLHASLSAAGPLRFTLLEDFLRAQLDPRRRGLALVLAAVARMQAAGGNINLAALSADLNVSHKHLIQQFTVLVGLRPKQFARVLRFAALLPSLGMQGTPDWAALAQMAGYHDQAHFNREFQRFAGLTPRQYIQRRQAYREAYDLDGDTRFVPLG
- the pdxS gene encoding pyridoxal 5'-phosphate synthase lyase subunit PdxS, with the protein product METQVATFEVKAGLAQMLKGGVIMDVVTAEQAKIAENAGACAVMALERVPADIRAHGGVARMSDPGLIEDIMAAVSIPVMAKVRIGHFVEAQILEYLGVDYVDESEVLTPADEAHHINKHDFKIPFVCGCRNLGEALRRIGEGAAMIRTKGEAGTGDVVEAVRHARTVLGEIRRLQTMADEELYTYAKDIQAPYTLVKQTQELGRLPVVNFAAGGLATPADAALMMQLGVDGVFVGSGIFKSGDPAKRAEAIVKATTHYKNPEILAEVSRNLGEPMVGRQVTDIPQEELLAKRGW